The genome window TTCGGGAGGCGATACAGAGATCGAACATGAAGATGAGCATAACCTCGTGCTCGTCGGGTTAACGGCGATGATGGACCCGCCACGCGAAGCGGTGTATGGTTCGATTGAAGAATCGAAAAAAGCCGGCATTCGTACGATTATGATTACTGGGGACCATAAGACGACGGCGCAGGCGATTGGTCGCGACATTGGGCTGATGGAAGAAGGCGATATGGCGGTAACGGGAAAAGAGCTCGACGCCATGTCCGATGAAGAGCTGGAAGAGAAGCTTGGGCGAATTTCCGTGTACGCACGCGTTTCTCCGGAAAATAAAATTCGCATCGTTCGTGCGTGGCAAAAGCGTGATGCCGTCACAGCGATGACCGGAGACGGCGTAAACGATGCCCCTGCCTTGAAGCAAGCCGACATTGGCGTGGCGATGGGGAGCGGTACGGATGTCGCGAAGGATTCATCGGCAATGATTCTCACCGACGACAACTTCGTCTCAATCGTTAATGCCGTGCAAGTCGGACGAACGGTATTTGACAATATTAAAAAAGCGATCAGCTATCTGTTTGCCGGTAATTTAGGCGCCATCATTGCCATTTTGTACGCAGTGACGTTTAACTTACCGAATCCGTTTACCGCCTTGCAGCTGCTGTTTATCAACCTTGTGAACGACTCCTTGCCTGCGATTGCGCTCGGTGTGGAAAAATCAGAGCCAGACGTGATGAAGCGTAAGCCACGCTCCTTAGACGAAGGGATTTTTGCTGGCGGCACGTTAAGAGCTGTCATTACGCGCGGAATCTTTATCGGAATTGCCGTCATTATCTCCTTTTACATCGGGCTGGCCCATTCCAACGAAATGGGTGTAGCGATGGCGTTTACGACGCTCATTCTGTCCCGAACGCTGCAAACCTTCGCGGCACGGTCGAACACGCAAACGATTTTTGGTACAGGATTTTTCACGAACAAATACGTTATCGGAGCCGTTTTACTCGGCTTCGTCCTATACGGAATCACCGTTTTACCGTTTGCCCGCGACATTTTTAACATTCCACCAGCATTCGGCTGGACCGATTGGCTCATCGCAACCGCCTTGGCCATTGCTGCAGTTGTCATGATGGAAATAACGAAAGTGGTCGTGCGTGGAAAGAAAATAAGTAACTGAGCAGAACAACGATGTCGGGAATGCACCGCATTCAAAAAGGGCTGTTTCATCACAAACATGATGAGACAGCCCTTCCTTATTTACGCCACTGTTTTCTGTAAAACACCCAAAGCGAGAAGAAAATAATCAAACCGGTACCAACGGAGGTCGCAATGGCGTTTTCGACAAAGACGACGAGAAGTGTCGTTAAGACAACAGCTAAGAGGATGGCTGACAGAAGCCTTGCTGTGTTACTCATTGTTTTAGGTCACCGCCAATCGTACCAATTGTTGAATTCATCGTATCAACAAATATAGCGCCTGAGAAGGATGAGAGGGATTTTCTGTATTGAAAAATATGGAAAATTCATAAAGTCCATGGTGACAAACTTCGGCACTTTCGAGTTGAACGGCTCATGAAATGAAAGAAATGAATGACCTTATATGGAAATAAATGATATATTGAGAATGTAATTAACATTCTGTGAAAAAATTTATCGTTCCTAGCAATTGCCAATGTTTAAGCACGAAAGGAGCCAAAACACTATGGGCCAAAATTACACATTATGGGACGAGCTCAAGTCTGCCATGTATGGAAAACGGGCAATTGTCATCTTACTTGGTGTGGTCATCTTCTTTCTTGTCCATATGATCAATAAAGATAACTACGGATTTCGTGATGAATTAGGTGTGTTTACCTTTCATTTGGACAATATCCTCCCCATAGTATTTCCACTGTTAGCAGTCCTCGTTTATTTAAGTAAATTCGCCAGTGAACTACACCACCGCTTTATTCTCTATACGCGGGCAAGGATACCAATCAAAAAGATGTTGTTAATCAAGTGTTCTGCCAACGCTATTATTAGCTTTAGCGTCTTCTTTTTACTTGTCTTCTCCAGTTTTATTTTTGCCTTTTATATTGAACCGCTGCTGCAAACGGTACAATATAGTGACCCAGCTAATTATGGGATGACTAAGGAAGAAATGGTTCAGAATCGAAATACGAGGCATACATTCACCCAGCTTCTCGTGTATGGTGATTTCGTCTATGGACTGTTTTATTCCTTATGGGTTGGACTTCATGCTGCCATTTGGGCGACCATAGGATTTTTTCTCTTACTCATGATCGAGCGGCCATATGTCGCGATGGCAATTCCTTATATCGTATATTTCGTTCAAATGTTTTTATTTATCGAACCTCATCTCAGACCTTTTCGTTTGTCTTTTACGATGTTTCCATTCGGATTTACGCAGCAACCGATCTGGACGGCGTTTGTACCCATGGTTGGTTTGTTACTGATCTGCGGTGGGTTGTTTTTGTATGTGTATTTGAACTTTAGACGTTTGGATCAATTGCTATGAGGGTTTTTCACAGTCTCTTAGATGAATATTTGTCGTGGAAATGGGTTATTGTTGTTGTCATTCTTTTTGGTTATGTGTGGAATAAACGACAAGATATCCTGGTGTTTGCAAGCCCTTTAGCGTTACCGTTTAATGTGTGGGATTTCGTCATTCCGATGGTGAGTGATGCGTTTCTTATCATATATTTAATTCTGCCCCTGTGGCTCTTTTATTCATGCAAGCTCCTGTTTCGAGAATGGGAACCGACCATCATGATTCGGCTTGGCGGGTACAGCCAATGGGTGGGTTTTACGTTGAAAAAAATCTTTCCAACGCTGCTCGTTTTCTGCTTGCTATTGCTCGGCATTAGTTTCATTGGAGCGATTGGTGTGCAGGTGAGTGATTCGTGGAGCGCTTTAACGACAACTGAAGGGCACTATATGAACAATTATACATATCCCCTCTATCAGCAAGGGCTTTCGCCTATTCTTGCGCTCCTCTTGCAAGTCATGCTCATGATGTGTTTTTTAGTTGTCATCCATGTCGGTTTAGCGACGTTATGTATTTTTAGCGGACAGCATCAGCCACTTCTTGTCGTGGTCAGCACCTTTATTTTTGTAGGCAGTATCATTTCTTTTAAAGTGTTTCCGCCGGATTGGGTTTGGCTTCATGTGATAAATTATACTATTTTGCCAATGACATATGGTTCTTTCCCATCAATGCTCGTTCCGTTGGGTGTGTTTGTTTTGTTCATCACAATTATGGTTGTAATCATTACCCTGAGATTTACAAGGAAAACCTAGACCCAAGGAGGTGTATGTATGTCACTCATACAAATCAAGTCAGTCTCAAAATCATTTAAAGGAATGACGCTGTTTCAAAACACATCTGCTGAATTTAACAAAGGGAAGATTTATGGCATTGTTGGACCGAATGGGTCTGGGAAATCGGTATTATTTAAGATGATTTGCGGCTTTATCTTACCTGATAAGGGATCGATTGCCATTGACCCCGAATATGTAGATGGAAAGCGCGGCTTCCCAAGCAATTTTGGGATCATTATTGATCGGCCCGGGTACTTGGCGGGAAAAACAGGCTTTGAAAATCTGCACAGATTGGCTGCGCTGCGCAAACAAATTACAGACGATGAGATTGCAGGGGCAATGGAGCGAGTCGGGCTGCAGCCGGATGCGACACAAAAGGTGAAAAACTATTCTCTTGGGATGAAGCAGAAGCTCGCACTCGCGCAAGCATTTATGGAGCATCAAGAGGTGTTGATTTTAGACGAGCCGTTCAATGCGCTTGATGCCGATAGCGTGGAGAACATTCGTGCGCTGCTGCAAGAATTTAAAAGCGAAGGAAAAACGATCATTTTGACAAGTCATCAGCAAGAAGATATTAATCTGTTGTGCGATGAAGTGTACCAAATCAAGCAGCATCGCTTGCATAAAAGATGATCGTTTAGAACAGCGAATGCATGTCACTTGAGTCAAGATGCACAAGTGAGAGGCAGGGCGCTGTTTTTTTGTTTTCGCAATCATCCCCTATTGACATTCACGTTACGTCACCCTCTAACCTCTTAGTTAGGAGGTGTTTATCGTGCAAAAATCATATGAAGTGCTCGATACCGTTTCTCAGTATCATGCGCTTTTGGAACTGCAAGATGAGAGAAAAAGAGAGGATTATTTTCGGTACACGATGATGGAGCCGCTGGCGGACATGTGGAAGGTGATGCAAGTTCCTATGAAAGCGAAGGAGGCGCATGGGTATGATGTGTTGATGGCGACGAAGATGCTCGGGTTCGCGGATCTTGCGGACGTTAAGCAGGTCACAAAGGGGATCGATCATTTCCAAAAGCATCATATACTGAAAACGACGGAAGAAACGATCGCCTATTGTTTAGAACGAGCGAATCGTGCCGGGCTGAAAGTCAATGCCAAGCGTATCCAAGTGGGTATGTACGTCGCTGACGGAGAAGAGCTAAAGCATTCTATGGGATACACAGGTTTTGGGGGAATTCCTGGATTTATCATGGTCATGATCGATCCTAATGATTATAATATACGTAGAATTCCTTCAATTCTGACGCATGAGTTTCACCACAATTTACGCTTTTCTTATGTTCAGTGGCATCATGGCGATGTCACTGTAGGAGATTACTTAGTCATTGAAGGCTTGGCAGAAGCGTTTGCCGCAGAGCTTTATGGTGAGGAATGGCTTGGGCCGTGGGTGACGCGTATGGATGAGGAGGATTTGGCGTATTCGGTTGATGTCATTGGTGATGCGCTTGATGTCAAAGGCTTTGCCGATGTCAGTAGCTACATGTTTGGCGATGAGATTGCCGAAAAGCGCGGGTATACCCCCGTTGGTCTGCCATTTTGTGCAGGTTATGCTGTTGGTTACTACGTCGTACGATCGTTTTTAAACAGGACGAACAAATCTATTTATGAATCTACCCTTCTGTCGAGTGAAGAGATCATTCGCGGCTCAGGTGTTTTTGCAGGGGGGTGGTCATAAGCATTGGGGAGGCTTAAGCGTTTATGACAACGAAATATAATATCATTCATATTTTAATTGACGATATGGGGTGGAAGGACTTAGGGTGCTACGGTAGCACATTCTATGAGACACCACATATTGACCAACTGGCCGCTAAAGGCATGCGTTTTACAGATGCGTATGCGGCGGCGCCGGTTTGCTCGCCAACGCGCGCGAGCTTGATGTCAGGAAAGTATCCAGCGAACGTTGGGGTAACGGATTGGATCGGCGCACATACGAAGGGTAAGCTCATTGATGCCCCGTATATCGATCATCTTCCGTTAGAAGAGACGAGTGTTGCAAGCGCTTTAAAGGATGGCGGATATGCGACGTGGAATGTCGGGAAATGGCATTTAGGGAAAAGCCCGTATTATCCTGAGCACCATGGTTTTGATGTGAACATTGGCGGCGGTCATATCGGGCATCCGTACAATGGCTATTTTAGTCCGTATCGCATTGAAGGGCTTGAGGACGGTCCTGAGGGTGAATATTTAACCGATCGTTTGACGGACGAAGCCATTCGGTTAATCGAACAAAAGGATGACAAGCCATTTTTCTTAAACCTTTCCCACTATACGGTGCATACACCAGTCCAAGCGAAGCAAGAGGATATTGAGCGTTTCGAACATAAAGCGCGCGAGCTTGGTCTCCCGACGGCATGGGAAGATGTGGTTGAGGAAGGGGAGCACTTTCCAGCAGATAACAAAAAGCACCTTCGCGTTCAGCGTCGCCGCATTCAGTCTGATCCGGCGTACGCAGCGATGATTTATAACCTCGATCACAATATCGGTCGCCTCGTTTCTGCTTTAGAAAAGGCGAATTTGACCGAAGAAACCGTCATCGTGTTTAGTTCTGATAACGGGGGTCTGTCGACGTCAGAAGGGTCACCAACCTCAAATGCCCCGCTACATGAAGGGAAGGGGTGGATGTATGAAGGTGGTGTCCGTATTCCGCTCATCGTCAAGTGGCCCGGGGTCGTTGACGCAAACAGCGTGTCAGAAGAGCCGGTGACGAGCCCCGACTTTTACCCGACGTTTCTTCAGATGGCAAACCTGCCGCTATTGCCGGAGCAGCATGTTGACGGTGTGAGCTTAGTTCCAATCCTGCAAGGTGGGGAGACGTTAGAGCGTGAAGCGATATATTGGCACTATCCGCATTATGGGAATCAAGGAGGAACACCTGGGTCGTCGATTCGGTTCGGGAACTATAAATTAATCGAGTTTTTTGAGGATGGCCGTGTCGAGTTGTATCATCTAAAAAACGACGTTGAAGAGCAACACGATTTATCTGGCGAGCTGCCTGAGCTGGCGGATGAAATGAAGGCAAAGCTGACGTCGTGGCGCGAAAGCATTGAGGCAAAGATTCCGCAGGAAAACCAGGATGATGAAAGATAAGTGTTAACATCTCATAGCAAGAGGAAAAGCACACGGTGACTGCAACGTGTGCTTTTTTTCATATTGTCGAGCGGAGGATGGCGACTCTCGTAGGAAAAGTTTGAGAAGAAGACCCTAAGGAGCGTAGTCGTGAGAAAGCTGAAACCAAGCTCGCGGAAAACGCTCGTCTGAAGCAGAAATACATTGTCCGGACGCTATGATAAATGTCATTGGCACTTTCTAGGCAAATGTAGAATCAATGATAAATGAGTTGCATAAAATTAATAGTACCTTGCAATAAACAGTAGTAAGGTGTATTATATCGTTAGGTATTGTTCATTACTCAGTAGTGAAAAAGAAAATGAGGTGTAGGGGCTTCATGAATATTCAATTTAAAAAAGGTGCTTTAGAGTTATGTGTTCTGGCGCTGTTAAACAAGAAAGATCATTACGGCTATGAACTGGCAAACAAAATTTCTGAACGGGTGTTTATTTCAGAAGGGTCGGTATATCCGCTTCTAAGAAGGTTGGCGAAGGAAGGCTACTTTACAACATATCTCAAGGAATCGACGGAAGGGCCCTCAAGGAAGTACTATCGCTTAACCGATCTAGGCGAGGAGCACTTTCATAAGCTCGTTCAAGAGTGGAAATACTTTACCACAGGTGTCAATGAACTTATACAGGATGGTGAGAACGTTGAATAGAGATCAATTTATGAACGCATTAGAAGCTGCTTTGGCAAAGCTTCCTGAGTCGGAGCGGCATGACGTGATGCACGATTTTGACGAGCATTTTCAAGTCGGTTTGTCTGAAGGAAAAACGGAAGAAGAAATAGCAGCTTCCTTAGGAGCGCCAACTCAAATCGCGAGAGAAATGGTGGCGACGCATTACGTAGAGATTGTCGATGAATCGGGAAGTACAGGGAGCTTTTTTCGCGCCTTGTGGGCAGTGATCGGCTTAGGGTTTTTTAATCTCGTTGTCGTCCTTGGACCATTCATTGCCATAGCGTCTATCGTTGCCTCGGGCTGGGCCGTCGGAGCGTCGTTTATTTTATCTCCCCTCCTCGTGTTCATTAACTTTTTCCTTAACGCAGCGTCGTTTTTGTTGTTCGACCTATTTTTTTCCATTTTCTTAGCGGGTGTGGGCATATTTATTGTCATCGGAATGCTGTATGTGACAAAAATGCTTTCCAAAGGTTTTGTGCGCTATTTGCGCTTTAATGTACAGATGGTGAAAGGAGGGGTGAAGCATGGGTAAAGTAAGGCTAGCAAGTATCATCGGTGTGATTCTCATAGTGTTTGGTGGTGTAGGAAGTGTCATGGCGTTTCAATCGATTAAGTCAGTGGATC of Litoribacterium kuwaitense contains these proteins:
- a CDS encoding PadR family transcriptional regulator, producing MNIQFKKGALELCVLALLNKKDHYGYELANKISERVFISEGSVYPLLRRLAKEGYFTTYLKESTEGPSRKYYRLTDLGEEHFHKLVQEWKYFTTGVNELIQDGENVE
- a CDS encoding sulfatase codes for the protein MTTKYNIIHILIDDMGWKDLGCYGSTFYETPHIDQLAAKGMRFTDAYAAAPVCSPTRASLMSGKYPANVGVTDWIGAHTKGKLIDAPYIDHLPLEETSVASALKDGGYATWNVGKWHLGKSPYYPEHHGFDVNIGGGHIGHPYNGYFSPYRIEGLEDGPEGEYLTDRLTDEAIRLIEQKDDKPFFLNLSHYTVHTPVQAKQEDIERFEHKARELGLPTAWEDVVEEGEHFPADNKKHLRVQRRRIQSDPAYAAMIYNLDHNIGRLVSALEKANLTEETVIVFSSDNGGLSTSEGSPTSNAPLHEGKGWMYEGGVRIPLIVKWPGVVDANSVSEEPVTSPDFYPTFLQMANLPLLPEQHVDGVSLVPILQGGETLEREAIYWHYPHYGNQGGTPGSSIRFGNYKLIEFFEDGRVELYHLKNDVEEQHDLSGELPELADEMKAKLTSWRESIEAKIPQENQDDER
- a CDS encoding ABC transporter ATP-binding protein: MSLIQIKSVSKSFKGMTLFQNTSAEFNKGKIYGIVGPNGSGKSVLFKMICGFILPDKGSIAIDPEYVDGKRGFPSNFGIIIDRPGYLAGKTGFENLHRLAALRKQITDDEIAGAMERVGLQPDATQKVKNYSLGMKQKLALAQAFMEHQEVLILDEPFNALDADSVENIRALLQEFKSEGKTIILTSHQQEDINLLCDEVYQIKQHRLHKR
- a CDS encoding HAAS signaling domain-containing protein — its product is MNRDQFMNALEAALAKLPESERHDVMHDFDEHFQVGLSEGKTEEEIAASLGAPTQIAREMVATHYVEIVDESGSTGSFFRALWAVIGLGFFNLVVVLGPFIAIASIVASGWAVGASFILSPLLVFINFFLNAASFLLFDLFFSIFLAGVGIFIVIGMLYVTKMLSKGFVRYLRFNVQMVKGGVKHG
- a CDS encoding DUF2268 domain-containing protein, producing the protein MQKSYEVLDTVSQYHALLELQDERKREDYFRYTMMEPLADMWKVMQVPMKAKEAHGYDVLMATKMLGFADLADVKQVTKGIDHFQKHHILKTTEETIAYCLERANRAGLKVNAKRIQVGMYVADGEELKHSMGYTGFGGIPGFIMVMIDPNDYNIRRIPSILTHEFHHNLRFSYVQWHHGDVTVGDYLVIEGLAEAFAAELYGEEWLGPWVTRMDEEDLAYSVDVIGDALDVKGFADVSSYMFGDEIAEKRGYTPVGLPFCAGYAVGYYVVRSFLNRTNKSIYESTLLSSEEIIRGSGVFAGGWS